The Catharus ustulatus isolate bCatUst1 chromosome 9, bCatUst1.pri.v2, whole genome shotgun sequence genomic interval CATGTACAGTTCAGGTCTTGGCACACCACTTACTCAGGGGAGTACACAAGCACTGTCAGGCAAGCCAGTGAGGCCCATAATGGGAGGTGGTAACACTGCTCACTCTTTCTGCCACAGATTTGGGGTGCCTCCATCCCCTGCAGTGCCAACAAGAATGAAGAATGGTGCCACCACAGCCAGGGAATAAAGAGGaaagccacagcccagccttcAACCAGCCTGGCAACCTTCAAGGATGATCTCTAGAGCTGGGCCCAGCCAGTCTGTTACTTGTGTTTTGGCTTTGCTGCCTGGCTCTCGGAACAGGAACTGAACCTAGCCAGTCTCAGCTGCCTCCACTCCCCAGATGTGGTAAAAAAGAGCTATaaccagctcagagcagatCCTCAGGGCACCTTTCATCTCTTCAAGAGCAGGTGTAATCTTAGATTCATACGCAAAAGAAACAGGGTAAAGGACACTCCTCTGAGCTCCGACTTGCAGCCCCAAAGCCAGGACAGAAGATAGGGCAGCAGAACTGGAGGATCAAAGCAAGACTTAGGATAAAGACAAATTACACAAAAATTACATTGCTGCAACACTGCATGGAGCAAGACCACTTCCTGCTCATGGCCTTCCTCAAAAAGGGACTGCAACAGGGCAGGGGAAATTAATAGCAACTGCACTCAGCTCAGCCAGATTTTCCGACAGTCTCACATTCACAGGGTGAATCTGCACTAGTGCGATGATTCAGAGAGTCCAGGGAGCAAACCCTAGGCCCACACTGGGTTCACCAGGCCCTGGAAACACGAGGGAGTGAGACACCCTTCACTTCGGACTCATTCTCTCCCCTCACCCCAACACTGAAGCAAGCGCCAAGGTTtccccagcctctgcctggTTTGTGGTCACTTCATTCTGTGCTAAGAAAGAATAAGCAGCAGTCCCAGCACAAAATCTACCTGCTGGCCCTAGGGCATTAAATCCATCTTCCAAAAGCCCAACAccttcagcagcagagcatGAGCTGCCATGAGCTGCAACATggccaagcagcagctccataaTCATGCAAACCTGCATGTTCTCTCATGCTGAAACAGCTTGGCATAGCAAGGCGATCTTTCCACCCGAGAGACATCAACCATCACAGCCTGAAGGGCAGGCTCCTCCTGCCTTTGCCTCCCCTAATCTCCCGAATCCAAGCACGACCCCTGACTGGCACCAACACCTTCCTGCTCTcgcacacacagagaaacaaatcAACTGCTCAATCCAGACAGGTTCAGAGCGCTGAAAGCTGCACATCCAACAGCGACTGGGAATTACAAGGCACGGCTGGGGGCTCCGAGGGAGCAGCTACAAGCCCCGAGGGGtgatgcccaggctggggagcCCCCCAGCAGCGCTCCCGGTCGTGCCGTAGACCACGGACCAGCCCTGGGGACCACCGCAGCAACTGGGGGCCTGACAACACTGCACCCCTCAACGTCCGTCTTCCTTTCCCACACCAAAGCAatcctcccagcccctctgcagtaAAGGAGCAGCCAGCACGGACACAAGCAGCCTGCCCTCGGGCCGGAGATCCCTCCTGCCCCACGGCTCAGCCCCGCAGCACGGCCCCCCGACCCCCTTCTCCGCGGCCCCGCGCCCTCCTCCGCCCCGGCGCTGACCGACGCCAAGCAGTGTGGTCCAGAAGGCGAGGCCAAGCCCCGAGTAGAGCAGGGCGAGCCCCGTcatggcggcagcggcggcggcaccgggcgGTGCGGCGGGAGCAGATCGGGCCGGGTCACCTGACCCGCGAGCCGCACGTGACCGGAACTGCAGCGCCCTGACGGAAGCAGCGGAACGACGCCGCTGCCACCGCGCCCGCTTATTGGCTACCTGGTTTGACAGTGGGGGGAACTACACACACCATAATGCACCGCGACCAGCACGTCTTTCTATTGGCTGCAGTCCCTTCTCCGCCCTGTTGTGGGCGGGACTTCCGGGGCGGGGAAGGCAGAGCCGAACTTCCATTGGCCAGCGCCGCTCCGCAGTCCGGAACCGAGCGCAGGGTCCCGCGTGCCGCCATGGCCACGGCCTTCAGCAGCGATGGGGAGGCTGCGCTGCGGCGGGAACTGCGCGCGGCCGTGGCGGCGGCACCGCGGAGCGACCTCGACGCCTTCTACGAGATGGACCGGGCCGCCGCCTTCGTACGGGATGGCAGGTTCCGCAAGGTGAGTGGGACCGAGGGTGGAGCCGGCCGGGGGCTGCGCGCCGCCCCCTCTCCCGGTGCCTCACAGGATTGTTAgcagattggaagggacctctggagatgaTCCAGTCCAACTCCcttgccaaggcagggtcaccagAGCAGGTTATACTGCAACGCACCCAGATCcgtttggaatgtctccagtgATGGAAACTCCACggcttccctgggcagctgttccaatgctctgccaccctcagtcCTTCCTCATGTTAGCATGAAACTTTTTTTGTCTTAGTTTATAGCTATTGCTTCTTCCTCTTGTTCCTTTCTGATGCTGGGCTCCACTTAAAAGAGTCTGGCACGGTCCTCTTGGCACCTATCTTCgagatatttatatgcattGATGAGATCCTGTCCTTGTTCCAGacaggacagggttaatttttgcagtagctaGGAGAAGACAGGCCACGACCCCGAGGTTACTCTGTACCACCTCCCATCATtttctggggacagggaaggggtCCTTCCCGGGTCCCATAGTGTGACACGGTCAGGTATCGTCAGAGCCCTGCATCGAGCACTCGTGTGTGAATCATTTGTCTCTTGGACATTAATTGTTATTAATAGCGTTGCTGTTACCGTTATTTAATTTGCTATTTCCAGGAAGTCGCTCTGATCTTGACCTGTGATCTTTATCCTTTGTGCCTCTGATTCTCCACTCCATCCCTCTgcagggggaaggggggagCAAGCAAGTGGCAGCATGGTTTGGAGAGGCTCACTGGAAGCACTGAACTGGggaataccattcctaaaccacaacagatctcctctcagtcttctcttgTACAGAGAGACTTGTACTTCTCTAAATgggcccagctccctcagtctcTCCTCACAAGACAGTTGCTCCAGAGCCctcatcatctttgtggcctctgCTGGACCGTCTCCAGTAGCTCCTTGTCTTTCTTAGCCTGAGAAGCCCAGAACTGGAGACACTACTCCtgatgtgcctcaccagggccAAATAGAAGGGCAGGATCATCACTCtcaacctgctggccacactctaCCCATTGCACTCTAGGATCCCATTGACCCTCCTGGCTGTAAGGGCCCTGCCAGTTCATGGTCAACTTGTCACCCGCCAAGACTCCAGGTCCCACTCCCACATCCTTATCTGCAGAACTGCTCTCTAGCAGGACAGCCACCAGCCTTTCTTTCTGGTAGCTGGGGTTATTCTCCTAGTGCAGTACCCTACACTTGCCTTTGTTAACTCTCTCTGCTTAGGTTTCTCTCTGCTTAATTCTCCAGCCTATCAAGGTCCTGCTGAATGCCACAGCCTTCAGATGCATCAGCCACTCCCTCCAGTTTCATATTAGCAAACTTTCTGAGGGTATCCATTCTATCTCCTGTCTCTTCATCTCACCGTCCCCAGTGCCTCATTCCTGTTTGCCTCACCCTCTGTTCCCACCAGGTTGCCCTGCAGTTCCCTGATGAGCTCCTGGCAGATGCAGTGGAGGTGGCAGGCCGGATGGAGGCAGCGACCAGGGCCGAGATGTACGTGTTAGGAGACACCACGTACGGCAGGTCGGTGTGTGAAGGGTGTCCTGGGGCTCCCCTGCAGGGGGAATGAGGTGGTGCCAGGGAGCCGGGAGAGCCAGTCTGACACTGGGTTCTCCTCGCAGCTGCTGTGTGGATGAAGTGGCTGCCGAGCATGTGGGTGCCGAGGCAGTGCTGCACTACGGCCCAGCCTGTCTCAGCCCCTGCAGaaagctcccagtgctgcacaTCTTtgggcagcagcccctggacGTCAGGCGCTGCACAGAGGCATTCCAGGAGCTCTACCCCGAGCAGCAGAGCTATGTGGTGGTGCTGAGCGATGTGGTCTATGCCCATGCAATGGGTGAGTGCtccggggcagggaggggggcTCTGGtactgctctgagctctgcagagctgccagggtcAGACCAAGCAGGCAGTCATTCCCCAGACAGTGACAGCTTtgatttctgtcttttccctTGATCTATTGCACCTTCTCCATGTCAGGAGTATGGCCAGATATtgttctcactcctctcttccttcaggtgagctggagcagcagttgTGCCCCAAGTACCCCAATGTCATCTTCTCCAGGCTGGTGTGTGGAGATCCTCCTGGCCCCGCAGTGCCTGGGGAGGAGCGGAAGTTTGGTCGCCAGTTCTTGGTGAAGGCTGCAGGAGGGCTGCAGGACTATGCCATGTTCTACGTGGGAGCTGAGGGCCTTACCCTCACCAACTTCATGCTGACCTGGAACTGCTGCCCTTTCAGCTCCTTCAACCCCATCAGCGGCTGCGGCCGCCGGGAGACCCTCAATGTCAACCGGGCCCTGATGCGCCGCCTGTACCTGGTGGAGCGGGCCCGGGATGCCAGTGTGGTGGGCATCCTGGTGGGCACCCTTGGCGTGGCAGGCTATCTGactgtgctgcagcacctccGGGAGCTGCTGAGCCGGGCTGGCAAGCGCAGCTACACTCTGGCCGTGGGGAAGCCCAACCCCGCCAAGCTGGCCAACTTCCTGGAGGTGGACATCTTCGTCTTGGTGGCCTGTGCTCAGAACTCCCTCCTGGACTCCAGTGACTTCTACCGACCTGTAGTGACCCCCTATGAGCTGGAGCTGGCCTGCAACCCAGCCCGTGAGTGGACGGGGAACTACCTCACAGACTTCCGAGACCTGCTGCCAGGTAATAGCTAAAGACAGCTGCCCAACACCCTCCCAGGGCATGTTCCACCCAGCTGTCCTGCTTGTGAGCTGTGGTTGCTCCAGGATAGATGGAGCAGCTAACATTACCTTTCCCTGGCAGGTGCCTGTGCGCATGTTGAGCTCCCACCGGCTGTTCCTGCAGCGGAGGCTGTTCCTGATGTCTCACTGATCACAGGGAAGATGCGTGCTACCCACCTCTGTGACCCCCCGGCCTCTCAGCTGACCCCCAGCACCACCCTGGCCTGCAGGGACCAGACATGGGCGCTCACAGAGATCAGCCCTGCAGGTTTGTGTTGCCTTCATGGTGGGACTGAGCCCTGgtgcaggggcagtgccacctTCTCTCGGTAACGATTCCCTTTCTTCTCCCAGCCTCCTTCCTGGAGTCCCGCAGCTGGCggggcctggagcagcagctgggacagaccCCTGTCTctaaggctgtgcagggccGACGGGGGATTGCCATTGCCTATGAGGATGAAGGGTGTGAGCAACCGTGATTCAGCAGCATTGGCACCCAATCAGGAGTGGGGCCATGTGGGGGCCCAGGTATTGTGTCCCACTGGGTGCTAGacctgctgccagctggcacCTTGCTGGATGCAGCCTTGGATCAGTAATATTGCAGTGGGAAAGCAGGAGTTGCACGTGTGTTCAGGAATGCCTGTGGCACCCTGAAGCTcatggccagggcagcagcagggccaggacagaCAGGCACTTGGCCCAGACCCAGTCTCTGAGGGCTCCTCCATCTAGGGCAGCTTTGTACCTACATGGAAAGGTCACAACTTTGCAAGAACTGACAAGTGCTGGGACTTGAGGCTTTTGTGGACTACTTCTCCTAACTAAAGGTGAAGAGGATTTGTGAATGAACTGTTTTTTAGAATAAAACATGAGCTGAGAAGCGCAAATGGGTGATACCAGCTGTcccaaaagtgaaaaaatgtgCCCACCTGGGGAGCAGAACCTTGTGTGTCAGCTAAGACCAGccagagagaacagaaaaccaGAACTAGGAGCTTCAACAGTGAAAGCACAGGCCGGGCTGGGGTACTGAGGCAAGGGCAGGAGAACTCCGAGAACAAACAAGCCCCTCAGCTACTCTTATGAATGGGAATGGGGTGCACAgatcctgtgctgcaggaagtgTTTGGCAGGGGTGGAGCCCAGCCCCTCTCATGTGAGGCAGGGCTGTTAATGCTCCATGCTGGGCAAGCAGGACAGAGTGTTTTTTGCCATCCCTCCCAAAGCCAGGGAGAGACTGAGGCATCCCAGCCTTGATTTAACCTCCTCCACTTGGTTCTTCCCCAGAGGGAAGAGGCAGGCAAAGTGGGCACTGCAATAATGACAGCCACAACATAGAAATATTCTTAATATAATTAGGTGCAGGGCCTCCCCCCTCCCAACCACACGTACAAATGAGCAGAGGGAAattccccctgcccagccagccactgctgcaggcacagggcagtCTCCCCACAGTGGGGCACAGGCACCcatggggaagggctggggaggggctggtagCCCGGGGATGGGGCAGCCTGTTCTGGGGCAGTTCTGCCCaggcttcccctgccctgccaccgcctcctgcagccagcactccTGTTCCCTGCGAGGAGGGAGCATGCTGGGGGAAACAAAGATGCTGACACCAAGATGCGGCCACCAAATCTAGCTGAGGAGCGTCCCGAGTGGGTTAATTCTAGGTGGAGGGTTATTCTATGAGCCGtactgcagcagggcagggaggatgggggggcTTTTCCTTGTGGGGAAGAGCTGGTCCAGGCAAATCGTCCACGGTCCTGGCCAGGTGCTCAGTAGTCTGCTGTGTATTCTGTACCATGCAGCCCTCGGCACAACAAGGTGAACTCCTTCACCATCTCCTTCACTCGCCGCTTGTTCACACGCTCTCTGCTAAGACAGAGGGAGGGGACAAACATGAAGTAGGAGGGCTGCACGGGCCATGCAGGGGAGTCATTCCTGTGGGAAATGtggggcacagctgccagggcaAGTGGCACACAAACCTGAGGATCTGCTGGCTGaagttttccttctgctctggagTTACTCGGGCTGAGGGGAAGCCATCTTGCTGCATGGCCTCCTTGATCCAGATGCTCAGGAGGCTGAAGCAGTGCTTGTTCAAGGCAAAGAGGATTTCTGCAAAGTGATCCATGAGGCTGCGGGAAGCCTGGCCACCGATGCCCTGCCACAGAGCAAACAACATGTTGAGCCCACACTGTcactctccctgctcccacccatgctgctgggctctctgccctggctctgtaGGGATGCTGCTCAGGAACagagcccagtgctgcctggggaGCCCATGGTCAGGGTCTCtcacctccagcactgcctgcagcagcgCTTTGCCATTCTCATGCACGACCTGTCCCACCGGGGCGATCTCTCCACAACGCGGCAGCAGCTCCGTCTGCAACACAGAGGCCAGGCTcgctcagtgccagcacaggctccACACTGCAGCACCCGTGTCCAACCTCAGCCCCActcctgccttcccagctcTCAAGAGAGGACTCCACAATGCCATCATACTCACAAAAAAGCCACAGGATGCTTTGACTGTTGGGGCCTCAGGGAACTTGAGTGAAAGGACACCTGCAAGTAAAAATCACTCAGGTTAGCCAGAAAACCCCCTGGCCATCCCAAATCAGCCCTGTGGTCCCCACCCTTGTCTGTTTTGCACTCAGCTCTACAGGAGGAGCCGGCTGGCTTCTCCTCAGAGTGATTTGGAGCATATCTCCATGCCCATGGTACTCACCACACTGAAACACTGCTTTGACGTCCAGGTTGCTACACAGGAAGAGATCCGGCTTCCTTTTCAGAGCCTGCAAGGCACACAGACAGGCAGCATGAACCCAGCgctgcagaggcagccaggAAGCCTCCAAGGAACCCGGTGCCCCAGACAGCCTCTGCCTGGACACACACTTACCTGAGCACACCCCCAGGAAAGGGCAGATTCCCACAGTACAGCAGCAAACCATCACTTTACCCCTCCCCAAGAATATAATTCAAACAGCCAGGCAGTTTGCTACGCCCAGGATCCGCTAACCCCGGGACCTGAGGATAGGTGCCACAGTGGTGTGCAGATACTCAGACACAGAGGGCTCCTGTCCCATCAGAGCAcatcaggcagcagcaccactccTAGGACAAGGGCAGCCAtgcagggctcagcagagaCCAGCCACCCATGTACTTCGCTCCTCTCCTGAAGATGCTGGCATCCCTGGGGTCACAGCAACTGGTTCAAGCAGTAGCCCCAGACTGCACTGGATGACAGTGAGATGCCAACATTTCTTGGCAGTTCCTGAGAAGCAAGTCTGAGATCAAGaaagcttgggtttttttaataccacACACTGAT includes:
- the DPH2 gene encoding 2-(3-amino-3-carboxypropyl)histidine synthase subunit 2, whose product is MATAFSSDGEAALRRELRAAVAAAPRSDLDAFYEMDRAAAFVRDGRFRKVALQFPDELLADAVEVAGRMEAATRAEMYVLGDTTYGSCCVDEVAAEHVGAEAVLHYGPACLSPCRKLPVLHIFGQQPLDVRRCTEAFQELYPEQQSYVVVLSDVVYAHAMGELEQQLCPKYPNVIFSRLVCGDPPGPAVPGEERKFGRQFLVKAAGGLQDYAMFYVGAEGLTLTNFMLTWNCCPFSSFNPISGCGRRETLNVNRALMRRLYLVERARDASVVGILVGTLGVAGYLTVLQHLRELLSRAGKRSYTLAVGKPNPAKLANFLEVDIFVLVACAQNSLLDSSDFYRPVVTPYELELACNPAREWTGNYLTDFRDLLPGACAHVELPPAVPAAEAVPDVSLITGKMRATHLCDPPASQLTPSTTLACRDQTWALTEISPAASFLESRSWRGLEQQLGQTPVSKAVQGRRGIAIAYEDEGCEQP